The Arachis hypogaea cultivar Tifrunner chromosome 14, arahy.Tifrunner.gnm2.J5K5, whole genome shotgun sequence genome has a segment encoding these proteins:
- the LOC112798247 gene encoding uncharacterized protein — translation MTRLSFRPRPLDIHKKLPIVKSVKDFEDDEAPTSTRNSQLLRIATEVEHEVHPVPSRRVASEIPTPQFVVVDTYERDYSCTFAQPNSYLRARGARAEIGEFVEYDLDNEDEDWLFEFNKEKKILMPEMFEVLLFKLEVLDHKARERAGVITPTLGSPIPVLLRLDGAIEALQAQSKYTVIESVYDYWKEKRERWQKPILRRLQPPPPSNDTNPYNVFRPREKAHRLHTRRMQRRENNVQSFEKLRQVRRNLEQAKSLVQAVIKREEKKREVMDNEVMLQRIQMKYKHETEFLEDSLALSRLAPYSSKFVSSEEEFFESDMMTSHPHSRPSVVQIHPSYDANPAMLPAAFSKQEFRRQHVPQGWPQKLDPLEPVLLFTKPLLPDKLAMAGIVPPSDTLRDNNGVPTRAYKFHGRIGRGGRIIFDRWNPLMQTPIDCGNSYYMPPKPRPSFNM, via the exons ATGACTAGGTTGTCTTTCAGGCCCCGGCCACTTGACATCCACAAGAAGCTCCCCATTGTTAAGTCTGTTAAGGACTTCGAAGATGACGAGGCACCTACTTCTACTCGTAATTCGCAGTTGCTGCGAATTGCTACTGAGGTTGAGCATGAG GTACATCCTGTTCCCAGCAGGAGAGTGGCCTCTGAAATCCCTACTCCTCAGTTTGTTGTTGTGGATACATATGAAAGGGACTATTCTTGCACTTTTGCTCAACCAAATTCTTACTTGCGGGCAAGAGGAG CTCGGGCTGAGATTGGAGAGTTTGTTGAGTATGACTTGGACAATGAAGATGAGGACTGGCTTTTTGAGTTTAACAAGGAAAAGAAGATTCTGATGCCTGAAAT GTTTGAGGTTCTTCTTTTCAAGCTGGAGGTATTGGATCATAAGGCTCGTGAAAGGGCTGGAGTTATAACACCTACTCTTGGTTCACCAATTCCAGTGCTACTACGGCTTGATGGTGCTATTGAG GCCCTACAAGCTCAGTCAAAATATACAGTTATTGAATCAGTATATGATTACTGGAAAGAGAAG CGAGAAAGGTGGCAAAAGCCAATTTTGCGACGTTTGCAG CCCCCTCCACCTTCTAATGACACCAACCCATATAATGTCTTCCGTCCTAGGGAAAAAGCCCACAGGCTTCACACAAGAAGG ATGCAACGAAGAGAAAACAATGTCCAGTCATTTGAGAAGCTTCGCCAG GTTAGACGGAACCTTGAACAAGCTAAGAGCTTGGTGCAGGCTGTGATCAAG AGGgaggagaaaaagagagaagtaatGGATAATGAAGTTATGCTGCAGAGGATACAAATGAAGTATAAG CATGAAACCGAATTTTTGGAAGACAGCTTAGCACTCTCGAGACTCGCTCCCTACTCTTCTAAGTTTGTTTCAAGTGAGGAGGAGTTCTTTGAGTCAGATATGATGACTAGCCATCCTCATTCAAGGCCTTCAGTAGTACAGATTCATCCTTCATATGATGCCAACCCAGCCATGCTTCCTGCAGCTTTTTCAAAGCAAGAGTTTAGGAGGCAACATGTTCCACAAGGCTGGCCTCAAAAGTTG GATCCTCTTGAGCCAGTTTTGTTGTTCACAAAACCTTTACTTCCAGACAAGTTGGCTATGGCAGGCATTGTGCCACCATCAGATACTTTAAGAGATAATAATGGTGTACCAACAAGAGCATATAAATTCCATGGAAGAATTGGCAGAGGAGGCCGTATAATATTTGACAGATGGAATCCACTTATGCAGACCCCAATTGACTGTGGAAATTCTTATTATATGCCACCAAAACCAAGACCTTCATTCAACATGTAA
- the LOC112798250 gene encoding uncharacterized protein, producing the protein MATTSMAGVSVSGFHNHHFASSNSNAATISSWKPVVAVLSNKNKMRVPFELKQGQSRIFHELPSGLSMEVIVQKKKKKNVEGEEEKKSPLVFVHGSYHAAWCWAEHWLPFFSASGFDCYALSLLAQGESDVPDGSVAGTLETHARDIADFVHHKVQSPPILVGHSFGGLIIQYYISSLGSNNLEENTYPKLRGAILVCSVPPSGNSGLVWRYLFTKPIAAFKVTRSLAAKAFQTSLPLCRETFFSATMEDHIVKRYQELMKESSRLPLFDLRKLNASLPVPSAPNCPVDVLVLGAKDDFIVDAEGLNETAKFYSVPPVCVDAVAHDMMLDVSWEKGAKVILSWINGLDK; encoded by the exons ATGGCAACAACGTCAATGGCGGGTGTTTCTGTTTCTGGGTTCCACAATCACCATTTTGCTTCTTCCAACTCAAACGCCGCCACAATTTCTTCTTGGAAGCCTGTGGTGGCTGTTCTCAGCAACAAGAACAAGATGAGGGTCCCTTTTGAGCTGAAGCAGGGGCAGTCTCGTATCTTCCACGAGCTTCCCTCTGGGCTAAGCATGGAGGTGAttgtgcagaagaagaagaagaagaatgttgaaggagaagaagagaaaaagtcaCCTTTGGTTTTTGTTCATGGAAGCTACCATGCTGCTTGGTGCTGGGCTGAACATTGGTTACCTTTCTTTTCAGCTTCTGGCTTTGATTGCTATGCTCTTAGCCTCTTAGCACAg GGTGAAAGTGATGTACCCGATGGTTCGGTCGCTGGTACGCTCGAG ACACATGCAAGAGATATTGCAGATTTCGTTCATCATAAAGTTCAGTCACCACCTATCTTGGTTGGACATTCATTTGGAGGACTTATCATTCAATATTATATCTCCTCTTTGGGAAGCAACAACCTTGAAG AAAATACATATCCAAAGCTTAGAGGAGCTATCCTTGTCTGCTCTGTGCCTCCTTCTGGTAACAG tgGTCTTGTCTGGCGATATCTCTTTACCAAGCCAATTGCTGCCTTCAAG GTGACACGCAGCTTGGCAGCGAAAGCTTTTCAAACCTCTCTTCCTCTGTGTAGAGAGACATTTTTCTCAGCCACAATGGAGGATCATATTGTTAAAAG ATATCAAGAGCTAATGAAAGAAAGTTCGAGATTGCCATTGTTTGATTTAAGAAAGCTGAATGCATCACTTCCGGTTCCTTCGGCGCCAAACTGCCCTGTCGATGTCCTTGTTTTGGGTGCGAAAGATGACTTCATTGTG GACGCCGAAGGACTCAATGAGACGGCGAAGTTTTACAGTGTGCCGCCGGTTTGTGTTGATGCCGTTGCGCATGACATGATGTTGGACGTTTCATGGGAAAAAGGAGCAAAAGTTATTCTGTCATGGATTAATGGTTTGGACAAGTGA
- the LOC112798252 gene encoding uncharacterized protein, translated as MLQSLFMAPQLLTPPTCSRLARVTRCLLTHHRHHRRFSGNATTERTKGASFSGNEIKLPAELRGKNVVQLKCESSSGFCNVFLVGTVYNSQRSREQVKRIIGHLKPQAVFLGLCQSRSAVLYPPIDTRPGKQPEVGPVSEFRVAFEEAKKYGGKVYLGDRLEKITNARFIRQIGFLDVIKLFSLPFKDLPHLTSLLLRLAIDGKGNIRGFPKVDELIEQLEGEGINQEIREFKVLMVLQETILHERAQYMSHSLLEVAKRNNCVVAVVGKGHLPGIMKHWQQDISVAPLLQVPSPKHTIMNFCISVSVAMVGVSMIWRYL; from the exons ATGCTTCAATCTCTGTTTATGGCTCCTCAATTGCTAACACCACCAACTTGCTCTCGACTCGCCCGAGTCACGCGGTGCCTTCTCACTCACCACCGCCACCACCGCCGATTCTCGGGAAATGCAACAACAGAAAGAACAAAAGGTGCTTCCTTTTCAGGAAATGAAATAAAGCTGCCAGCGGAACTGCGAGGCAAGAATGTGGTGCAGCTCAAGTGCGAGTCCTCCTCTGGTTTTTGCAATGTCTTTCTTGTTGGCACTGTTTATAATTCTCAG CGATCACGCGAACAAGTTAAAAGAATAATCGGCCACTTGAAACCACAG GCTGTGTTTTTAGGATTATGCCAAAGTCGCTCAGCAGTGCTTTATCCTCCAATTGATACAAGG CCTGGTAAACAACCTGAGGTTGGTCCTGTTAGCGAATTTCGAGTGGCATTTGAAGAAGCAAAAAAATATGGTGGCAAAGTGTATCTTGGCGATCGCCTTGAAAAG ATTACCAACGCCAGATTTATCAGACAGATTGGATTTTTGGACGTGATAAAACTATTTTCTCTTCCCTTTAAAGACCTTCCCCACTTAACTAGCCTTCTTCTTCGTTTGGCAATAGATGGCAAAGGCAACATTCGGGGTTTTCCCAAAGTG GATGAGTTAATTGAACAATTGGAAGGAGAAGGTATTAATCAGGAAATACGTGAGTTTAAGGTGCTTATGGTTTTGCAGGAGACCATTCTACATGAACGAGCTCA ATACATGTCTCACTCACTACTAGAAGTGGCTAAGAGGAATAActgtgttgttgctgttgttggaAAGGGGCATTTACCAGGAATAATGAAGCATTGGCAGCAAGATATATCG GTGGCGCCTCTCCTCCAAGTTCCATCTCCCAAACATACTATAATGAACTTTTGTATCTCTGTTAGTGTTGCCATGGTTGGGGTATCCATGATTTGGAGATATCTTTGA
- the LOC112798248 gene encoding mannose-6-phosphate isomerase 1-like, whose amino-acid sequence MAKEMKDVTTKSSQKEKHLLQKLHCSVKNYDWGLPGRVSEVARLARLNSGSQLDPEKPYAELWMGTHDSGPSFLASNNGGEMVTLKKWLSQNPDFLGEKVLQNWGCDLPFLFKVLSVAKALSIQAHPDKELARTLHKLLPDVYKDGNHKPEMTLAMTEFEALCGFITLKELKALIHTVPEVARLIGAENADLVLQTSDQDGEGKVKAVLQAAFTHLMSANKERVTEAVNSLKFRLHDESKVRQLTDKEKLALQLEKQYPADVGVIAAFFLNYVKLAAGEALFLGANEPHAYLAGTCIECMATSDNVVRAGLTPKHRDVQTLCSMLTYKQGSPEILQGVPLNPYVNRYTPPFEEFEIDRCILPQGETVVFPAVQGPSIFLVTTGKGMMNIKGGSQKGHEVTEGDVLFAAANIEISIISASKLHLYRAGVNSKFFRAP is encoded by the exons ATGGCCAAGGAGATGAAGGACGTTACTACCAAGTCGTCGCAAAAGGAGAAGCATCTTCTTCAGAAGCTTCATTGCTCTGTGAAGAACTACGATTGGGGGCTTCCGGGTCGGGTCTCCGAGGTTGCCAGGTTAGCCAGGTTGAATTCCGGGTCTCAATTGGATCCGGAGAAGCCCTACGCGGAGCTTTGGATGGGTACACACGATTCGGGGCCTTCGTTTCTCGCCTCCAACAATGGTGGTGAAATGGTTACCCTTAAGAAATGGCTCTCGCAGAACCCTGATTTTCTGGGTGAGAAGGTTCTGCAAAACTGGGGTTGTGATCTCCCCTTCTTGTTCAAG GTGCTATCGGTGGCAAAAGCCTTGTCTATACAAGCACATCCTGATAAGGAGCTAGCTAGGACACTGCATAAGTTGCTGCCTGATGTGTATAAGGATGGGAATCACAAGCCGGAGATGACTCTGGCAATGACAGAGTTTGAGGCTCTCTGTGGTTTTATTACTCTCAAG GAGCTTAAGGCTTTGATTCATACTGTTCCGGAAGTTGCACGATTGATTGGGGCTGAAAATGCAGACCTGGTCTTACAAACCAGTGATCAGGATGGTGAAGGGAAGGTAAAAGCTGTTTTGCAGGCAGCATTCACACACCTAATGTCAGCTAATAAAGAAAGAGTCACTGAAGCAGTAAATAGTTTGAAATTTCGTCTCCATGATGAAAGCAAG GTGAGACAGTTGACTGATAAGGAGAAGCTGGCGCTGCAGTTGGAAAAGCAATACCCGGCAGATGTCGGTGTCATTGCAGCGTTCTTTCTTAACTATGTAAAACTTGCTGCTGGTGAAGCCTTGTTCCTTGGCGCAAATGAGCCACATGCATATTTAGCCGGTACTTGTATTGAATGCATGGCAACTTCGGACAATGTAGTGCGAGCCGGCCTAACTCCCAAACACAGAGATGTCCAGACTCTTTGTTCCATGCTCACATACAAGCAG GGTTCTCCCGAGATCCTGCAAGGAGTTCCTCTTAATCCATATGTAAATAGATATACACCGCCATTTGAGGAATTCGAGATTGATCGATGTATTCTTCCCCAAGGGGAAACAGTTGTGTTCCCAGCAGTCCAAGGTCCTTCAATTTTTTTGGTCACAACTGGTAAAGGAATGATGAACATAAAAGGAGGATCACAAAAAGGACATGAAGTAACTGAAGGTGATGTTCTTTTTGCAGCTGCTAACATTGAGATTAGCATCATTAGTGCATCCAAGTTGCATCTGTACAGAGCAGGGGTTAATAGCAAATTTTTTCGAGCTCCCTGA
- the LOC112798249 gene encoding small ribosomal subunit protein eS7-like: MFTSRKKIHKDNDAEPTEFEETAAQYLFDLENTNQDLKSDLKDLYINQAIQMDVAGNRKAVVIYVPFRLRKSFRKIHLRLVRELEKKFSGKEVVLIATRRIVRPPKKGSAVQRPRTRTLTAVHDAILEDVVYPAEIVGKRVRYRLDGSKIIKVFLDPKERNNTEYKLETFSGVYRKLTGKDVSFEFPIAEA, from the exons ATGTTCACCTCAAGGAAGAAAATCCACAAGGATAATGATGCTGAACCCACTGAGTTTGAGGAGACAGCTGCACAG tACTTGTTTGATTTGGAGAACACTAATCAGGACCTGAAAAGTGATTTGAAAGATCTCTACATAAACCAGGCAAT TCAAATGGACGTGGCTGGGAATCGCAAGGCTGTGGTCATCTATGTTCCTTTCAGATTGAGGAAATCGTTCCGCAAGATTCATCTTCGTCTTGTCAGGGAGCTTGAGAAGAAGTTTAGTGGGAAG GAAGTTGTGTTGATCGCCACAAGAAGGATCGTGCGTCCTCCAAAGAAAGGATCTGCTGTTCAGCGGCCCCGTACCCGCACTTTGACTGCTGTGCATGATGCTATTCTTGAAGACGTAGTTTATCCTGCCGAGATTGTTGGCAAACGAGTCAGATACAGACTCGATGGATCAAAAATAATCAAA GTTTTCTTGGATCCGAAGGAACGCAACAACACCGAATACAAGCTGGAGACTTTCTCTGGAGTTTACAGGAAGCTTACCGGAAAAGATGTATCTTTTGAGTTTCCAATCGCAGAAGCCTAG
- the LOC112798254 gene encoding protein ABA DEFICIENT 4, chloroplastic-like produces the protein MSLSCCFSHSPLPLKIKHLGKPIKPCGTVCKRQPFTVISNGVELCNKRIVKTRVNLVGDWSFIRGSRVVAKPNATRSVHYPKSSRIQASWFDGSQLVSSVFTLGTVAVLPFYTLMVLAPKSDLTKQCMESNIPYVVLGILYAYLLYLSWTPETVKLIFASKYLLPELSSIGKMFSSELTLASAWIHLLVVDLFAARQVFEDGQQNQVETRHSVSFCLFFCPIGILAHVITKAMTKTSRKEGHGL, from the exons TCTTGCTGCTTCTCCCATTCTCCATTGCCATTAAAG ATTAAGCACTTGGGGAAGCCTATTAAACCTTGTGGCACGGTTTGTAAGAGGCAACCTTTTACTGTCATAAGCAATGGTGTTGAGCTTTGTAACAAACGGATTGTGAAAACTAGAGTCAATTTAGTTGGAGATTGGAGTTTCATAAGAGGATCCAGAGTTGTTGCCAAACCAAATGCTACACGATCGGTTCATTATCCGAAAAGCAGCCGAATACAAGCTTCCT GGTTCGACGGATCCCAACTAGTGAGCAGTGTATTTACACTGGGAACAGTTGCAGTGCTCCCATTTTACACACTAATGGTTCTTGCTCCAAAATCTGACCTA ACTAAGCAGTGTATGGAAAGTAACATACCATATGTAGTGCTTGGCATTCTATATGCATATTTGTTGTATCTTTCATGGACTCCAGAGACAGTAAAATTGATTTTTGCAAGTAAATACTTGCTGCCAGAG CTCTCTAGTATAGGGAAGATGTTCTCTAGTGAATTGACTTTAGCCTCTGCATGGATTCACTTACTGGTTGTTGATCTCTTTGCTGCAAG GCAAGTTTTTGAAGATGGACAACAGAATCAGGTCGAGACTCGGCATTCGGTTTCTTTTTGCTTGTTCTTTTGTCCCATTGGGATTCTTGCCCATGTAATCACAAAAGCAATGACCAAAACCAGCAGAAAAGAGGGGCATGGCTTGTAG
- the LOC112798253 gene encoding uncharacterized protein yields the protein MAPQLLTPPTRSRLARVTRCLLTRHRHHRRFSTNATTERSQKTKGASFSGNEIKLPAALRDKNVVQLKCESSSGFCNVFIVGTVYNSQRSREQVKRIIGHLKPQAVLLGLCQSGSAVLYPPIDTRPGKQPEVGPVSEFRVAFEEARKYGGKVYLGDRHEKITMGRVIRKITLLDFIKLCSLPFKDVPHLSKLLETFPIDRSSITQGFPKLRQVIEHMEGEGINQEIREFKVLTVLQETVLHERDQYMSHSLLEVAKRNNCVVAVVGKGHLPGIKKHWQQDISVAPLLQVPSSKHTIMKLCISVSVVMVGVSMIGRYL from the exons ATGGCTCCTCAATTGCTAACACCACCAACTCGCTCTCGACTCGCCCGAGTCACGCGGTGCCTTCTCACTCGCCACCGCCACCACCGCCGGTTCTCGACAAATGCAACAACAGAAAGAAGTCAAAAAACAAAAGGTGCTTCCTTTTCAGGAAATGAAATAAAGCTGCCAGCGGCACTGCGAGACAAGAATGTGGTGCAGCTCAAGTGCGAGTCCTCCTCTGGTTTTTGCAATGTCTTTATTGTTGGCACTGTTTATAATTCTCAG AGATCACGCGAACAAGTAAAAAGAATAATCGGCCACTTGAAACCACAG GCTGTGCTTTTAGGATTATGCCAAAGTGGCTCAGCAGTGCTTTATCCTCCAATTGATACAAGG CCTGGTAAACAACCTGAGGTTGGTCCTGTTAGCGAATTTCGAGTGGCATTTGAAGAAGCAAGAAAGTATGGTGGCAAAGTGTATCTCGGCGATCGCCATGAAAAG ATTACCATGGGCAGAGTCATCAGAAAGATTACACTTTTGGACTTCATAAAACTATGTTCTCTTCCCTTCAAAGACGTTCCCCACTTAAGTAAGCTTCTTGAAACTTTCCCTATAGATCGCTCAAGCATCACGCAGGGTTTTCCCAAATTG AGACAGGTAATTGAACACATGGAAGGAGAAGGTATTAATCAGGAAATACGTGAGTTTAAGGTGCTTACGGTTTTGCAGGAGACTGTTCTACATGAACGAGATCA ATACATGTCTCACTCACTACTAGAAGTGGCTAAGAGGAATAActgtgttgttgctgttgttggaAAGGGGCATTTACCAGGAATAAAGAAGCATTGGCAGCAAGATATATCG GTGGCGCCTCTCCTCCAAGTTCCATCTTCCAAACATACTATAATGAAGTTGTGTATCTCTGTTAGTGTTGTCATGGTTGGGGTATCCATGATTGGGAGATATCTTTGA